The Candidatus Scalindua japonica genome contains a region encoding:
- a CDS encoding acyl-CoA thioesterase, with the protein MDTMLGYHETPVRVQFKDIDRYGQLWHGHAASYFEIGRVDIVRKFDLSVSALLKEKVMAPIIELSCEYKSPAFDDELLIVQTTLLKPEKPLPYLTFHYHIVKNGNDIILTGKTKQVIVRNDGQIRFRIPSTIQERLERIWEYLAEQKSWKE; encoded by the coding sequence ATGGATACAATGCTGGGCTACCACGAAACACCTGTTCGTGTTCAATTCAAAGACATTGACCGATATGGCCAGCTTTGGCATGGCCATGCCGCTTCTTATTTCGAGATTGGACGCGTGGATATTGTTAGAAAATTTGATTTATCTGTATCTGCCCTATTAAAAGAAAAGGTTATGGCGCCAATAATTGAATTGTCGTGTGAATATAAAAGCCCTGCTTTTGATGACGAGTTGCTTATCGTTCAAACAACGTTATTAAAACCCGAGAAACCCTTGCCATACTTAACATTCCATTATCATATTGTAAAAAACGGTAATGATATAATATTAACCGGCAAAACGAAGCAGGTTATTGTACGAAATGATGGACAAATACGTTTTCGTATACCCTCAACAATCCAGGAAAGGCTTGAAAGGATTTGGGAATATCTTGCGGAGCAGAAAAGTTGGAAAGAGTGA